One window from the genome of Pseudomonas fluorescens encodes:
- the cynS gene encoding cyanase, with protein MQQSHAYNDISLALTTEVLDAKARKHLSWQDLADGTGLSLAYVTAALLGQHPLPEHAAKVIGEKLDLTADLVARLQIIPLRGSLAGVPTDPTIYRFYEMIQIYGTTLKALVHEQFGDGIISAINFKLDIKKVEDPEGGSRAVITLDGKFLPLRPF; from the coding sequence ATGCAACAGTCCCACGCCTACAACGACATCAGCCTGGCCCTGACCACCGAAGTGCTGGATGCCAAGGCACGCAAGCACCTGTCCTGGCAGGACTTGGCCGATGGCACCGGCCTGAGCCTTGCCTACGTCACCGCCGCCCTGCTCGGCCAGCATCCATTGCCGGAACACGCGGCCAAGGTGATTGGCGAGAAGCTCGACCTGACCGCTGACTTGGTCGCCCGCCTGCAGATCATTCCCCTGCGCGGCAGCCTCGCTGGCGTGCCGACCGATCCGACGATCTATCGCTTCTACGAAATGATCCAGATCTACGGCACCACCCTCAAGGCCCTGGTTCATGAGCAGTTCGGCGACGGCATCATCAGCGCGATCAACTTCAAGCTCGACATCAAGAAAGTCGAAGACCCTGAAGGCGGCTCGCGTGCGGTGATCACACTGGACGGCAAGTTCCTGCCCCTGCGTCCGTTCTGA
- a CDS encoding GNAT family N-acetyltransferase — protein MTNHETDVGRANEADLDGILVLQAANQMARGGSLSASLPRARVAAMMQEMPLIVARREGRITGFLMTTTRAMNADLPIVQAMFAAYHGTPDAYVYGPICVGEAERGKGLAQRMFAELRRLERGREGILFIRKDNQPSLRAHLKMGMKEVASFPFNGFDFAVYSYIG, from the coding sequence ATGACGAATCATGAAACCGATGTCGGCAGAGCCAATGAGGCTGATCTGGACGGGATCCTGGTGCTTCAGGCCGCGAATCAGATGGCCCGCGGCGGCTCGCTTTCTGCGAGCCTGCCAAGGGCCCGTGTGGCAGCGATGATGCAGGAAATGCCTCTGATTGTTGCGCGTCGAGAGGGTCGTATCACCGGTTTCCTGATGACTACCACGCGGGCGATGAATGCTGACTTACCGATCGTACAGGCGATGTTCGCCGCTTATCATGGAACGCCGGATGCCTATGTCTATGGCCCGATTTGCGTGGGCGAGGCGGAACGTGGCAAGGGTTTGGCCCAGCGAATGTTCGCGGAGCTCCGGCGGCTCGAGCGGGGGCGTGAAGGTATTCTTTTCATACGCAAGGACAATCAACCCTCGCTCCGTGCGCATTTGAAAATGGGTATGAAAGAAGTTGCTTCCTTTCCATTCAATGGGTTCGATTTTGCCGTTTACTCGTACATCGGTTAG
- a CDS encoding AraC family transcriptional regulator has translation MTDTKKHYQSRMRKVLDYIDLHLDDCLDLDTLSGVAAFSKYHFHRQFIATFSLPLNRYVQLARLKRASYKLAFREHETITQIAMDTGYAAPDAFARVFRQRVGQPPSNFRKSPDWQRWSTLFTPLHTARNRLMPTPYQPSDVQIRTVPATPVAIMEHRGDPSTLGTTLQRFIAWRRSVGLIPSISPTFNVFHSDPRTTPPQDYRLDLCAGTGRPVVPNGETIKAGSIPAGRCAVLRVEGGADNLEPAALYLYRDWLPASGEEPGDFPLYCQRITFFPDVAENQAITELFLPLR, from the coding sequence ATGACCGACACAAAAAAGCATTACCAATCCCGCATGCGCAAGGTCCTCGATTACATCGACCTGCACCTTGATGACTGCCTGGATCTGGATACGTTGAGTGGCGTTGCGGCTTTTTCGAAATACCATTTTCACCGGCAGTTCATCGCGACGTTCAGCTTGCCCTTGAATCGCTACGTCCAACTCGCGCGCCTGAAACGCGCCTCCTACAAACTGGCGTTTCGCGAACATGAAACGATTACGCAGATCGCCATGGACACTGGTTACGCAGCACCCGACGCCTTTGCCCGCGTATTTCGACAACGGGTGGGACAACCGCCTTCGAATTTCCGCAAGTCTCCCGACTGGCAGCGCTGGAGCACCCTTTTCACGCCATTGCACACTGCGAGGAACCGCCTCATGCCCACGCCCTATCAGCCCAGTGACGTACAGATCCGTACGGTTCCCGCGACCCCCGTCGCCATCATGGAGCACCGAGGCGATCCCTCGACGCTCGGTACGACCCTCCAACGCTTCATTGCCTGGCGGCGAAGTGTCGGCCTGATCCCCTCGATCAGCCCGACGTTCAATGTATTTCACTCCGACCCGCGCACGACGCCGCCGCAAGACTACCGCCTGGATTTATGCGCGGGGACGGGCCGACCTGTCGTGCCGAACGGAGAAACGATCAAGGCTGGCAGTATTCCCGCCGGACGTTGTGCAGTGCTGCGGGTCGAAGGGGGCGCCGACAACCTCGAGCCCGCCGCGCTGTACCTGTACAGGGACTGGTTGCCGGCCAGCGGTGAGGAGCCAGGAGATTTCCCCCTCTACTGCCAGCGTATTACGTTCTTTCCGGACGTTGCGGAGAACCAAGCCATTACCGAGCTCTTTCTGCCACTCAGGTGA
- a CDS encoding DMT family transporter, which translates to MNPNKSLTCTSLPRPAWYWLIPLPLLEAALLVSWSSGFVGARFSIDYAPALLVVFWRCVVVTLVLFPFVARSLRRTSPVALLKNAGIGLLAMAGYLGGITQGIALGVPAGLAALVADLLPMGLALLAAGVLRQRLAWQVWVGLLIGLLGVTLVTQGALAWGNAPLWAYGLPLLGMLSLAVATLWQKHLPAEQSLGLLPNLWLQCCVSGLAFALVEGAHGSLAPLSSTGFALSVLWTAGLSTMGGYGLYWLCLRRATATRVASVLYLSPPITMLWAWAMFNEPLSWQMMVGMTVSGIGIWLVVGTEARQAASSR; encoded by the coding sequence ATGAACCCGAATAAATCGCTGACCTGCACTTCCCTGCCCCGGCCAGCCTGGTACTGGCTGATTCCATTGCCGTTACTCGAAGCGGCATTGCTGGTGTCGTGGAGCTCGGGCTTCGTCGGCGCACGCTTTTCCATCGATTACGCGCCGGCCCTGCTGGTGGTCTTCTGGCGGTGTGTCGTGGTCACGCTCGTCCTGTTTCCCTTCGTCGCCAGGTCGCTACGCCGGACCTCGCCCGTCGCACTATTGAAGAATGCCGGCATCGGACTGCTGGCGATGGCAGGCTACCTGGGCGGTATCACCCAAGGCATTGCCCTGGGTGTGCCGGCGGGCCTGGCCGCGCTGGTCGCCGACCTGCTGCCGATGGGCCTGGCGCTGCTCGCCGCAGGCGTACTCCGGCAACGACTGGCCTGGCAGGTCTGGGTGGGGCTGCTCATCGGCCTGCTCGGCGTCACGCTGGTGACCCAGGGCGCACTGGCGTGGGGCAATGCGCCCTTGTGGGCCTATGGCCTGCCGTTGCTTGGCATGCTCTCGCTCGCCGTCGCGACCCTGTGGCAAAAACACTTACCCGCCGAACAATCGCTGGGCCTGCTGCCCAACCTCTGGCTGCAATGTTGCGTGTCGGGCCTGGCCTTCGCCCTGGTCGAGGGCGCCCATGGCAGCCTGGCCCCGCTGTCCAGCACAGGCTTCGCACTGAGCGTCTTGTGGACCGCGGGCCTGTCGACCATGGGCGGCTACGGCCTCTACTGGTTGTGCCTGCGCCGCGCGACCGCCACCCGCGTCGCCAGTGTCCTGTACCTCAGCCCGCCCATTACGATGCTCTGGGCCTGGGCCATGTTCAACGAACCGCTTTCCTGGCAGATGATGGTGGGGATGACGGTGTCCGGGATCGGCATCTGGCTGGTCGTCGGCACCGAAGCCCGGCAGGCTGCAAGTTCAAGATAG
- a CDS encoding LysR family transcriptional regulator, with protein sequence MTAILDIDLIRTFHAVARIGKFSAAADHLHKSPAAVSVHIQRLEAVAGGRLLNRDNQSVSLTALGQRLLVATTELLSTHDRVLADLHGTRLAGRITLGVPDEYADHVIRDILPTFAAAWPNVVLELKTAPSYALRDLVQRGKLQAAVIAQPKGQANAEVQVLVSTTPVWVGPAHTIAASMEPLPLAVHAAQCPYRQAMLESLRQSGRKTRIVLESPSNQAVKACVEAGLAISLIDRGRVTAAMRILEGLPVIAEHEVVFMRAQASRGDEAVSLLARAMQQYFRL encoded by the coding sequence ATGACGGCCATACTCGATATCGACTTGATACGTACTTTTCATGCGGTGGCGCGGATCGGTAAATTCAGTGCGGCGGCGGACCACCTGCACAAAAGCCCGGCGGCGGTCAGCGTGCATATCCAGCGTTTGGAAGCGGTCGCTGGCGGGCGCTTGCTCAACCGGGACAATCAATCGGTATCCCTCACCGCGTTGGGCCAGCGTTTGCTCGTGGCGACGACGGAGTTGTTGAGCACCCATGATCGGGTGCTGGCCGACCTGCACGGAACCCGTTTGGCGGGACGTATCACCTTGGGGGTGCCGGATGAGTACGCAGACCATGTGATCCGCGACATCCTCCCGACCTTCGCCGCCGCGTGGCCCAACGTGGTGCTGGAGCTCAAGACCGCGCCAAGCTATGCGCTACGCGACCTGGTGCAGCGCGGCAAGCTCCAGGCGGCAGTTATTGCCCAGCCGAAGGGGCAGGCGAATGCAGAGGTGCAAGTGCTGGTGTCCACCACGCCGGTCTGGGTCGGGCCGGCCCACACGATAGCGGCTTCGATGGAGCCGCTGCCGCTGGCGGTGCATGCGGCGCAATGCCCTTATCGGCAAGCGATGCTGGAGTCCCTCAGGCAAAGCGGGCGCAAGACCCGCATCGTCCTGGAAAGCCCCTCCAACCAGGCCGTCAAGGCCTGCGTGGAGGCCGGGTTGGCGATCAGCCTGATCGACCGTGGACGGGTGACGGCTGCCATGCGGATCCTCGAAGGCCTGCCGGTGATCGCGGAGCATGAGGTGGTGTTCATGCGAGCCCAGGCGTCACGCGGCGATGAAGCCGTGAGCCTGCTGGCCCGTGCCATGCAGCAGTATTTCCGGCTGTAG
- a CDS encoding amidase, whose protein sequence is MIDITEVSIAQLRAALESGQTTAVALVQAYLARIDAYDGPDTPTALNAVVVRNPDALKEAQASDARRASGQTLGPLDGIPYTAKDSYLVKGLTAASGSPAFKDLVAYRDAFTIERLRAAGAICLGKTNMPPMANGGMQRGVYGRAESPYNGDYLTAPFASGSSNGAGTATAASFAAFGLAEETWSSGRGPASNNGLCAYTPSRGVISVRGNWPLTPTMDVVVPFARTMADLLEVLDVVVAEDPDTRGDLWRLQPWVPIPSVESVRPASYPSLASNPGALAGIRFGVPRMYINADPEAGTAEAPGIGGPTGQRIVTRASVIDLWEQARQALEACGAEVVEVDFPLVSNCEGDRPGAPTVFTRGLVSKEFLHHELWDLSAWAFDDFLRANGDPKLNRLADVDGPKIFPHDPGTLPNREDDLAAGMDEYVKMAQRGITPWDQIPTLPDGLRGLEATRRIDLEDWMERLGLDAVILPTVADVGPADADINPESADIAWSNGVWVANGNLAIRHLGVPTVTVPMGVMADIGMPVGLTFAGRAYDDSRLLQLASAFESIGSKRRVPPRTPPLSA, encoded by the coding sequence ATGATCGACATCACCGAAGTCTCCATTGCCCAACTGCGCGCCGCGCTGGAATCGGGCCAGACCACAGCGGTAGCCCTTGTCCAGGCCTACCTCGCCAGGATCGATGCCTACGACGGCCCCGACACTCCCACGGCCCTCAACGCGGTGGTGGTGCGCAACCCGGATGCGCTGAAGGAAGCGCAGGCTTCCGATGCCCGTCGGGCCAGTGGCCAGACCCTCGGCCCACTCGACGGCATTCCCTATACGGCCAAGGACAGTTATCTGGTCAAGGGGCTCACCGCCGCCTCCGGAAGCCCGGCGTTCAAGGACCTGGTGGCCTATCGCGATGCGTTCACCATCGAACGGCTGCGCGCCGCCGGGGCCATCTGCCTGGGCAAGACCAACATGCCGCCCATGGCCAATGGCGGGATGCAGCGCGGGGTGTATGGCCGGGCGGAAAGTCCGTACAACGGCGACTACCTCACCGCGCCCTTTGCCTCCGGCTCCTCGAACGGTGCGGGCACGGCAACCGCCGCCAGTTTCGCCGCGTTTGGCCTTGCCGAGGAAACCTGGTCGAGCGGACGCGGTCCGGCGTCGAACAACGGCCTGTGCGCCTACACGCCGTCGCGCGGGGTGATTTCGGTGCGGGGCAATTGGCCGTTGACGCCGACGATGGACGTCGTCGTGCCCTTCGCCAGGACCATGGCCGACCTGCTCGAAGTGCTGGACGTGGTGGTCGCCGAGGACCCGGACACCCGTGGCGACCTGTGGCGGTTGCAACCCTGGGTGCCGATTCCGAGCGTCGAGTCGGTTCGTCCTGCCTCGTATCCGAGCCTTGCCAGCAACCCGGGGGCGCTGGCCGGCATTCGGTTCGGCGTGCCACGGATGTACATCAATGCGGACCCTGAAGCCGGCACCGCCGAGGCCCCCGGCATCGGCGGCCCGACGGGGCAGCGAATCGTCACCCGTGCCTCGGTGATCGACCTTTGGGAGCAAGCCCGCCAGGCCCTGGAAGCTTGCGGCGCCGAAGTGGTCGAGGTGGATTTCCCGCTGGTGTCCAATTGCGAGGGCGACCGTCCCGGCGCACCGACGGTGTTCACCCGCGGCCTGGTTTCCAAGGAGTTCCTGCACCATGAGTTGTGGGATCTATCGGCCTGGGCATTCGATGACTTCCTGCGGGCCAACGGTGATCCGAAATTGAATCGCCTGGCCGATGTCGACGGACCGAAGATCTTCCCCCACGACCCGGGCACCCTGCCCAACCGGGAGGACGATCTGGCCGCCGGCATGGACGAGTATGTGAAGATGGCCCAGCGCGGCATTACGCCCTGGGACCAGATCCCGACGCTGCCCGACGGGTTGCGGGGGCTTGAAGCGACACGCCGGATCGACCTGGAAGACTGGATGGAGCGGCTGGGCCTGGACGCGGTGATCCTCCCGACCGTCGCCGACGTCGGGCCGGCGGATGCGGATATCAATCCGGAATCTGCCGATATCGCCTGGAGCAACGGGGTCTGGGTCGCCAACGGCAACCTCGCCATCCGCCACCTGGGCGTACCCACGGTCACCGTGCCAATGGGCGTCATGGCGGACATCGGCATGCCCGTCGGGCTGACATTCGCCGGGCGTGCCTATGACGATTCGAGGCTGTTGCAACTGGCGTCGGCGTTCGAGTCGATTGGCTCCAAGCGCCGGGTCCCGCCTCGGACACCGCCATTGTCGGCTTGA
- a CDS encoding thermostable hemolysin — MPDFDWNIHLPLAFGDAGPPVRHLHRALPGQARRAEFEAFIQQRFRQVHGADIRHFMPELFGLDDVHGTLCAAAGVRRAAQGPLFLEHYLDSPIEPLISAAADRPVDRAGIVEVGNLAASDTGSARLSIIAITYLLAMGGLEWVAFTGNIGLVNSFHRLGLKPVTLCPADPQRLGEERHLWGRYYESQPWVHVGNIRAGFVHLRNTGVFNRLGLPTDLGETSHVA; from the coding sequence ATGCCCGATTTTGACTGGAACATCCACTTGCCGCTGGCCTTCGGTGATGCCGGCCCGCCGGTTCGGCACTTGCACCGGGCGTTGCCGGGACAAGCCCGGCGAGCTGAGTTCGAGGCGTTCATCCAGCAGCGTTTTCGCCAGGTCCACGGTGCCGATATTCGTCACTTCATGCCGGAGCTGTTCGGGCTCGACGATGTCCACGGCACGCTCTGCGCAGCGGCTGGCGTGCGCCGGGCCGCCCAGGGGCCGCTGTTCCTCGAACATTATCTGGACAGCCCCATCGAGCCTTTGATCAGCGCCGCCGCCGACCGTCCGGTGGATCGCGCCGGTATCGTCGAAGTCGGCAATCTGGCCGCCAGTGACACGGGCAGCGCCCGGCTGAGCATCATCGCGATCACTTATCTGTTGGCCATGGGCGGCCTGGAATGGGTTGCGTTCACTGGCAATATCGGCCTGGTCAACAGCTTCCATCGCCTGGGTCTCAAGCCCGTGACCCTGTGTCCGGCCGATCCGCAGCGCCTTGGCGAGGAGCGTCACCTCTGGGGGCGTTACTACGAAAGCCAGCCGTGGGTTCATGTCGGAAACATCCGCGCCGGTTTCGTTCACCTGCGCAATACCGGCGTGTTCAATCGCTTGGGACTGCCGACGGACCTCGGAGAAACCAGCCATGTCGCCTGA
- a CDS encoding AMP-binding protein, with product MSPEMERFKRTLRGHAERRGHAIALWGDGSQLDYATLYSEVVYRQQRLRDEHISVVALALDNGIEAMLWDLAALFEGLACVILPGFFSQAQRRHCLEQSQAERVIAEPAFETELQAAGYQHSGEFWRRHFDGPSRLPAGTAKLTFTSGTTGTPKGVCLSADSLLRVARELEQASQPVEARHHLALLPLAILLENLGCYAALYAGAMLSLPSQRTLGIQGASGVDPTRLLGCLAERRAQSLILVPQLLLMLVTAAEQKLFNPHIVRFAAVGGARVSHDLLQRAQRVGLPVFEGYGLSECASVVCLNRPQAHRAGSVGQPLPHVEIRLADDGEVLIKGSTLLGYLGEPAHASEWWPSGDLGEFDEDGFLYLRGRKKHQFVTSFGRNVNPEWVEAELTQGGDIAQAFVYGEAMPHNHALLWPARADCTDQTLELAVAKANDTLPDYARVHHWTRLDQPFSAANGMLTANGRPRREAIVEHYRAQLTSPVLSEESPS from the coding sequence ATGTCGCCTGAAATGGAACGGTTCAAACGCACCCTGCGTGGGCATGCCGAGCGCAGGGGTCACGCTATTGCGCTGTGGGGCGACGGTTCGCAGCTCGACTACGCAACGCTTTATTCCGAAGTGGTGTACCGCCAGCAACGCCTGCGCGATGAACACATCAGCGTTGTCGCCCTGGCCCTGGACAACGGCATCGAAGCGATGCTCTGGGACCTTGCCGCGCTGTTCGAAGGGCTGGCCTGCGTCATCCTGCCCGGTTTTTTCAGCCAGGCACAACGTCGCCACTGCCTGGAGCAGAGCCAGGCCGAGCGGGTGATTGCCGAGCCTGCGTTCGAAACGGAACTGCAAGCCGCCGGATACCAGCACAGTGGCGAGTTCTGGCGGCGGCATTTCGACGGGCCGAGTCGTCTGCCGGCAGGCACCGCCAAGCTGACCTTCACGTCCGGAACCACCGGCACGCCCAAAGGCGTCTGCCTGAGCGCCGACAGCCTGTTGCGGGTGGCCCGTGAACTGGAACAGGCCAGCCAACCGGTCGAGGCCAGGCATCACTTGGCATTGTTGCCCCTGGCGATTCTGCTGGAAAACCTTGGCTGCTACGCGGCGTTGTATGCCGGTGCCATGCTGAGCCTGCCCAGCCAGAGGACGCTTGGCATCCAGGGCGCCAGCGGGGTCGACCCGACGCGCCTGCTGGGATGCCTGGCCGAGCGTCGGGCGCAGAGCCTGATCCTGGTTCCGCAGCTGCTGCTGATGTTGGTCACGGCCGCCGAACAGAAGCTGTTCAACCCGCACATCGTGCGATTCGCCGCCGTCGGCGGGGCACGGGTGTCCCACGATTTGTTGCAGCGGGCCCAGCGTGTTGGCCTGCCGGTGTTTGAAGGCTATGGGCTGTCGGAATGCGCTTCGGTGGTGTGCCTCAATCGGCCACAGGCTCATCGTGCCGGCAGTGTCGGCCAGCCACTGCCCCATGTGGAGATCCGCTTGGCCGATGACGGCGAAGTCCTGATCAAGGGCTCGACGCTGCTCGGTTACCTGGGGGAGCCTGCGCACGCCAGCGAGTGGTGGCCCAGTGGCGACCTGGGTGAGTTCGACGAGGACGGTTTCCTTTACCTGCGCGGTCGCAAGAAGCATCAGTTCGTGACCAGTTTCGGTCGCAACGTGAACCCCGAATGGGTTGAAGCCGAACTCACCCAGGGCGGTGACATTGCCCAGGCCTTTGTCTATGGCGAAGCCATGCCGCACAACCATGCACTGCTCTGGCCCGCCCGGGCCGACTGCACGGATCAAACGCTGGAGCTGGCCGTGGCCAAGGCCAACGACACGCTGCCCGACTACGCGCGGGTCCATCACTGGACGCGCCTGGACCAACCCTTCAGCGCTGCCAACGGCATGCTCACCGCCAATGGCCGGCCACGCCGGGAAGCCATCGTCGAGCATTACCGGGCGCAGCTCACTTCACCCGTCTTGTCCGAGGAATCCCCATCATGA
- a CDS encoding TenA family transcriptional regulator, producing MSFFDTLQEATQQERQTLFNLPIIRDALDGQVSLASYRGFLIQAYYHVRHTVPLMMACGARLPTHLEWLRKAVCEYIDEEYGHEQWVLDDIAVCGGDKEAVRNGQPSLPIELMVSYLYDLIARGNPVGLFGMVNVLEGTSIALATHAADSIRQRLELPPTAFSYLSSHGSLDIEHMQTYRGLMNRLDDPADQAAVIHASKVVYRLYTDMFRGLPRDGEPEHAPV from the coding sequence ATGAGTTTTTTTGACACGTTGCAAGAAGCCACCCAGCAAGAGCGCCAGACCCTGTTCAATCTGCCGATCATTCGTGACGCCCTCGACGGCCAGGTCAGCCTGGCCAGTTACCGGGGCTTCCTGATCCAGGCGTATTACCACGTGCGCCATACGGTGCCGTTGATGATGGCGTGCGGGGCGCGCCTGCCAACGCACCTGGAATGGCTGCGCAAGGCCGTGTGCGAATACATCGACGAAGAGTACGGCCATGAGCAATGGGTGCTGGATGACATTGCCGTGTGCGGTGGCGATAAGGAAGCGGTGCGCAATGGCCAGCCTTCGTTACCCATCGAGCTGATGGTCAGTTACCTCTATGACTTGATCGCCCGAGGCAACCCGGTTGGCCTGTTCGGCATGGTCAATGTGCTGGAGGGCACCAGTATCGCCCTGGCGACCCATGCCGCCGACAGTATCCGCCAGCGCCTGGAATTGCCGCCCACGGCGTTCAGTTACCTCAGCTCCCATGGATCGCTGGACATCGAGCATATGCAGACCTATCGCGGGCTGATGAACCGCCTGGACGATCCGGCGGACCAGGCTGCGGTGATCCATGCCTCCAAGGTGGTGTACCGGTTGTACACCGACATGTTCCGGGGCCTGCCGCGTGACGGGGAGCCTGAACATGCGCCTGTGTGA
- a CDS encoding SDR family oxidoreductase, with amino-acid sequence MRLCDARVVLTGASGGIGQAIAAALCASGARVLAVARHREALQPLLERYPQHLSWVEADLTFLADRRKVLVAAEAQGGINLLINAAGVNHFAMLEQLDDSEINAMLALNISAPICLTKILLPLLKQADSAMVVNVGSTYGSIGYPGYASYCASKFALRGFSEALRRELADTRIGVLYVAPRATRTSMNSPAADALNQALKANVDDPQTVAAAVIHAIIGDRRELYLGWPERFFVGLNSLLPNLVDRGLRKQLPLVRRLSRKPENEHLKP; translated from the coding sequence ATGCGCCTGTGTGATGCGCGTGTCGTGCTGACGGGCGCCAGCGGTGGAATCGGCCAGGCCATCGCCGCTGCCCTGTGCGCCAGTGGCGCGCGGGTGCTGGCCGTCGCCAGGCATCGCGAAGCCTTGCAGCCGTTGCTGGAGCGTTATCCGCAGCACTTGAGCTGGGTCGAAGCCGACCTGACCTTCCTCGCCGACCGACGCAAAGTGCTGGTCGCCGCCGAGGCCCAGGGAGGCATCAACCTGCTGATCAATGCCGCGGGCGTGAACCACTTCGCCATGCTCGAACAACTCGACGACAGCGAGATCAACGCCATGCTGGCGCTGAACATCAGCGCGCCGATCTGCCTGACCAAAATACTGTTGCCGCTGCTCAAGCAGGCCGACAGCGCGATGGTGGTGAACGTCGGTTCGACCTACGGATCAATCGGCTACCCGGGCTACGCCAGTTACTGCGCCAGCAAGTTTGCCTTGCGCGGTTTTTCCGAAGCCTTGCGCCGGGAGTTGGCCGACACCCGTATCGGAGTGCTCTACGTGGCGCCCCGGGCCACCCGAACCTCGATGAACAGCCCGGCAGCCGACGCGCTCAACCAGGCCCTCAAGGCCAACGTCGACGACCCGCAAACCGTGGCGGCGGCGGTGATCCACGCGATTATCGGCGACCGGCGCGAGCTGTATCTGGGCTGGCCTGAACGCTTTTTCGTCGGCCTCAACAGCCTGCTTCCCAACTTGGTGGATCGGGGTCTGCGCAAGCAATTGCCACTGGTCCGTCGCCTCAGTCGCAAACCTGAAAACGAGCACCTCAAGCCATGA
- a CDS encoding tetratricopeptide repeat protein — protein MKKILACLLIGTLSQSVWALEAADQQRLSDIQQRWAHIQYELPEGQRADAFEKLATQASAFKQERQSVAEAWIWSGIVNSSWAGAKGGLGALGKVKDAKGDLEKALTLDPKALQGSAYTSLGALYDRVPGWPLGFGDSDKAEQLLQQALQLNPNGIDSLYFWGDHLYRQKRYSEAKAALQKALQAAPRPGRETADAGRRKEIDALLVDVNKQLN, from the coding sequence ATGAAAAAAATCCTTGCTTGCCTATTGATCGGCACCCTGAGCCAAAGCGTCTGGGCATTGGAGGCGGCCGACCAGCAACGTCTCAGCGACATCCAGCAGCGCTGGGCCCACATTCAATATGAATTGCCAGAAGGCCAACGCGCCGACGCGTTCGAAAAACTCGCGACCCAGGCCTCGGCATTCAAGCAGGAGCGCCAATCGGTGGCCGAAGCATGGATCTGGTCCGGTATCGTCAACAGCAGTTGGGCCGGTGCCAAGGGTGGGCTCGGTGCGCTGGGCAAGGTCAAGGACGCCAAGGGCGACCTGGAAAAAGCCCTGACCCTGGACCCCAAGGCCCTGCAAGGCTCGGCCTACACCAGCCTCGGCGCACTCTACGACCGGGTGCCGGGCTGGCCCCTGGGTTTCGGCGATTCGGACAAGGCCGAGCAATTGCTCCAGCAGGCGTTGCAACTCAACCCGAACGGCATCGACAGCCTGTACTTTTGGGGCGATCACCTCTACCGTCAGAAACGCTACAGCGAAGCCAAGGCAGCGCTGCAAAAAGCCTTGCAGGCAGCGCCGCGGCCGGGTCGGGAAACGGCCGATGCCGGGCGCCGCAAGGAGATCGACGCGTTACTGGTGGATGTGAACAAGCAACTGAACTGA
- a CDS encoding response regulator, translated as MRLLLIEDDVALGEGIHQALSREGYTVDWLQDGSSALHSLLSETFDLAVLDLGLPRMDGLQVLRRLRDSGSNLPVLILTARDATEDRIAGLDAGADDYLVKPFDLAELKARLRALLRRSAGRAQALIEHAGISLNPGTQQVSYQGKPVALTPKEYQLLHELLSPPGRVMTRDHLMQLLYGWSEEAESNTLEVHIHHLRKKFSTDLIRTIRGVGYLVEER; from the coding sequence GTGCGTTTATTACTGATCGAAGATGACGTGGCCTTGGGGGAGGGCATCCATCAGGCCTTGAGTCGCGAAGGCTATACCGTCGACTGGTTGCAGGACGGCAGCAGCGCCTTGCATTCGCTGCTCAGTGAGACTTTCGACCTGGCGGTGCTTGACCTTGGCTTGCCACGCATGGACGGCCTGCAGGTGTTGCGGCGCTTGCGTGACAGTGGTTCCAACCTGCCGGTGCTGATCCTCACCGCCCGCGATGCCACCGAGGATCGCATCGCCGGGTTGGACGCCGGGGCTGACGACTATCTGGTCAAACCCTTCGACCTGGCGGAACTCAAGGCCCGGCTACGGGCCCTGCTGCGCCGCAGCGCCGGCCGCGCCCAAGCGTTGATCGAACATGCCGGTATCAGCCTGAACCCCGGCACCCAGCAAGTCAGTTACCAGGGCAAGCCGGTGGCCCTGACGCCCAAGGAGTATCAGTTGCTCCATGAACTGCTCTCGCCGCCGGGCCGCGTCATGACTCGCGATCATTTGATGCAGTTGCTCTACGGTTGGAGCGAGGAGGCCGAGAGCAACACGCTGGAAGTGCATATCCATCACCTGCGCAAGAAATTCTCCACCGACCTGATCCGCACCATTCGCGGTGTCGGTTACCTGGTGGAGGAGCGCTGA